The Branchiostoma lanceolatum isolate klBraLanc5 chromosome 1, klBraLanc5.hap2, whole genome shotgun sequence genomic sequence acgccacaaatGACCGTTTGGTTCTGCGTGTCTCCACCGCAGATGGAGGTTGGACAACCTGGGCGGTGTGGGGcgcttgtgacgtcacgtgtggAGGTGGTGTACAGCGCAGGACCCGGACGTGCTCCAACCCTGCCCCGGAGGGCGCCGGGAGGGACTGCGCCGGGAAGGACGCCCAAGTCAGGGCCTGCAGCGACTGGAACTGCCCAGGTACGTACAGAATCTGCTAGGCGACCTCATCCCTTTCTCTGTAAAACTGTTTTTACTCGGTTACCCCTTCTCATTTTCATTTCCAATGCAATGTGATTGCATCAAATCGATGTAACaataaaagaaatatcaaacagcagaaaatattcTTTTGGCTGCAAAAGCAACGCTTCGCTTATTCGTAGGAAGCGCTGACAAACAAGTCACAGCAACCTAAATTTGTCAGAAACTGATTTTTCACGACTGATAATTGACCTTTATAGACTGCAGCCGTGTCTGCGCGGTCGGTTCTCTGAACCCTACCTGCGACACCTGCATCTGCGCCAACCACGTGCTGAACGGCCGCGTGACGGGCACCAGGAACGTGCCGCTGGACAGCGCCGACGTCTTCTTCGCGGAGAAACCGTGGGAGGCCGCCACCACGACCAACTCCACGGGCAGGTTCACGCTCGACGGAGCCTGTTCACAGGGTGTCGAAATCCTGGTGAAGAGACGCGGATACTTTGACGAGTACGCTAACTCTACACAAGTGGACCCCCTGACATCTTCTGTGACTGTGATGATGAGAGTTAGGGGTGAGTCTTCCTTTCCTAATGACATTTTCCTATATTTGGAGCAAACGGCATTTCCACACCACACTGAACCTAATAGAAACTGAAGGATATCATACGGCCAAACATCAACAGTAAGCGATATGATATGGTAAGAGAGTATTCCACGACGCCATCGACGATGAAGGTAATTTGCATCCATGACCAGCCAGAAGTTTGTAACATTGGGTTttcacactttcactttcacaaccTTACATCTTTGCGATAAAACACATCAGTTAtatgcagttacatgtacattttgtttaaagCCATACATCAGAAAGTTTCATGGTTCTTGGTCTAAATGTTTTCTACGCAGAGCCTCCGATGATGGACGAGAACCCAGTAGGAAAAGTTCGGCTCGTCGGGCAAGACGTGACGTTTTGCTGCAGAGCACACGGAACACCAATGCCTTCTTCATATGAATGGTACGAAGCACTGTGTTACAGTTACGGTTACAAAAGAATAAGATTTCCATGATTGCAAGCTACCAAACTTCAGAAAAACCCAGCCATGCAGATATCAGAAATGACATTACTGACAGGGGGCGTTGTCCCTCCAATTTGACACAGTAGTATTTGTTGAATTCATAAGAGTCGTGTCGTATTTTGATTTATGTAAAAGTTGACGATTTGTTTCAGGTTCAAAGACGACAGAGTTATGGACGATGACGTGTACCAGTACAACGAGACCCTGACTCTGTACGACCTACAGCAGACAGACTCGGGGGTCTACAAGTGTCGGGCAAACAGCGACGCTGGGGCCAAATACTCAACAGGGGCGCTGCTCACCGTACATGGTAAGACAGTCAGTGAtaagcctgagtgccatccaaGTTTACTGGTGCTCCCATATTCTCTTATAACCAGCACTGTTACTGGAGAAAATCGGAACCCCAGTTAACCATCTAGGAAGGAACCCATCAACTTCCCAATTTAGCGATATCGAAGATACAACAATCTTACTTAAGCTTTAATGTCGTTCTGCCTAGCTTTTTCTGAGACACAgctaaatattcttttttccctcgcaccataccagagtggaacgccctgcctggcgcggttgttacgactcccaccgttgagtctttccgcgccaggctggaggcctgcccgccttagcccgggacttcctcccccccctactttgccccttgcggggttatctgggggcccaataagttgaagttgaagtataGAAAAATGAATACAAGTTCATGACCATGAAAACAGCGTTCATAGTGTCTCTGTTCTTTCATTCCTGGGCATTCGGCGCTTGCGGGGAGGATCTAGAAACCGTTCACGATCGATATCAAGCAATCCAAGTTTCGTCTTCCACAACGAAGCTACTCATCATCGTTTGGACCATGGCTCGAACATCATCATAAGCGCACTCTCTCTATTGAACTATTGTGCTGCGATGTGGTGCAGCAGTCACATGATCAATGTCTTATATGTCGTGTTTGTAGATACCGGCACACCCATGTGCAACTCGACACCCGCCAGCAAGCTTATCGACCTTCCCGACGACTGTGTACAGTCCGATACCAACACGAACAAGTACGATATCGGGGCCTGCAGTCGGGCGAAGTGTGCAGGAAACCTGGGGGACGACGACAAGAGTTGTCTGGATGTCAGAAAGTTCTGTTGCATGCCTGTAGTGGTTAGCCCTCGCACAGTGCAATGTAGCAATTATACTTTAGATTTGATAGCAACAACTGAATGTGGGTGTGGGGCATGTGTAGAACTGACCAGAAAGGTTAGGGGTCGAGCTTTTGGCATGAAGAATGGTACAGAGGTAGCGTTGGATGGAGGAGAAATTGCAATGAGTGGTCAGATGCAGGGGCAAACAACTGCATCAGGTGAATTCGAACTCGATGTGGCTGCCACAGTCGATCATGTGACTCTGACATTTAAGGATGGCTCAAAGAAACTGGTAACCACTACTAAAGTGTTGCCAATAGAAGAAGGCATTGAGCCGTACTTTAAGGTTAGGATGCAGGTCAGGCCGCCAGCTTCCCCCCTTAACGCTTCCGAAACCAGCACTATCAATCTCGGCACCCTCGCAGGCCAGCCCCCGCTAGCAGAAGTAGACATACCCCCTAACTCTTTCTTCACCGAGAGCGGGGATCCCTACACAGGGACAGTTCAGGCTAGTGTAGGTTTTATCGACCCCAGAAATCCTGACGACTTTGACGACATTCAGAGCGATCTGACCACGGTTGATGAGGAGGGGACCCAGCAGGCTTTGCGCACTTTTGGCATGTTTTCCATGGACTTTGAAGATGATGTAGGAAACCCTGTAGTTATGGGAGGGAAGATGACAATGCACATAGATCCACAGCAGATCAACATCAATCCAGACGATGTTGATGAAAACGGAAACCTGAACACCAAGCTGTGGTCCATGAATCCCAGTTCAGGGGAGTGGGAGTTAGTGGGTGACCTTAGAGCAGGGACTGCATCAAGGAGGGGGAAACGTGCACAAACGTTTTTCATTGGCGAATTTGAATTTCGGGGAGAACCAATCAACTGTGACAAACGTGAGACAACTACTAGGAGATGCTGGGTCAAAGTCAGAGTGTACAAAAATGAAGATGCAGCTAAGGGTGTAAAAAGTAGTGACCAAGAACGGGGAGCACAAGTGACCGTAGTCACCGTAGATACACCTGCTTACACATCTAGCTGGTGGGGGTCAAATCGAGGTTTAAGTCGGTACCAGACCCTTACAGTAGGCGCTAACGGAGCGTGTGTGGAAACATTCTGTGAGCCTAGCGGGACTGAGTTTAACGCGTCCGTCCTGGTAAGTCATGGAGGCAGCCAGCTTAAAGCCTTGCATGTCAGTGATCAGCCTCATCCCACGAAGTGGCCAAGTAACCTCGAGGACAGTGTTGTGCATAACGATGACTTCCGAAGCATCTCGTTTGATGTCTTCAAACCGACTACAGCAGATGGCCCTATCTATAAATACGAGCACCGATCCCTGTGTAACGATGCGCCCACTGAGCATAATCACATCGCTTTCTACAACACTGAATACGAACCCTACATATTCCCTCCTTATGTGTTTGATGAGGCGCAGTACAACGAACCCATCAATGCGCTATCCTGGTACAATAGGGAAGACAGGAACAAGACTGTGTGCTTCATCAAAGTGAAGGTTCGCTTCAACAGCGCGAATGGTAAAGTAGAAATCCGCACGAAAAGCGAGGGAGGGGGAGATTACCAGGGAAATGTCGGGAAAGTTTATGGGATTCGGGATGATGAAATAGACTCCGGGGATAGCAGGGAGGGTTTCGGTTGCCTCGAGTTCAAGTGTCCAGGTCCGATTATGACAAGTGTGGGAGACGGCATGCCTTCCCGTCCCCTCCCTGGAAATCCAGAGGACACTGTACTGTTGACCGTAGTGGCTAAACATGCAAGGTGTTATTACCGGGGTAACAACCATCTGTATAGAAATGCTCATGGTAATAAGGAGAGTAAAGCTGTAAATTTTACAACAAATCCTACCACAGATATGGGTACTACAGATACACCTACAGATTATACCTCTACCACTACTGAAACTACCCCTGCTGCAACTCCTGCAACTTCTGCAACCATACCTGCAGGCTTTGCCACTTGGCCATGGTGGATAACTTCTCCTACATCAGTTTCCCCCTATAACGGAACCATCCCTGCAACAGGCATACAGTTAGTGAGTTCAGGCGGCAACCAAGTGAAAATAAGGCTTCCCACAGGGACTGACTTCAGCGGCGTCCCGGGCATCTATATGAAACAAGGGGAGAAGCAGACTGGGTACAACGCCGCTCGTGAGTACTGCATGAAGGGTTCTGAGTCTCCTGGTGCACCAGACAGTATGGCAAACTGGGGAGTAGAGTTTCACTGCTATTTCTAGATGGTTCTTATCCAGAATTTTGCAAGGATCTTCTATTGCAATGTTACTGTAGTTtgtctagtacatgtagattggaTTTCTCATATCATTGATATAGTGTTTTCAATGTTACTAGAAGAATGATTTTGTAACACAAATCTCGAGTGTGTTCAATGTTGAAATGTAAGAACCTATAAAAATCCCTGTACGGTTTTTCCTATCTATACATTTATTTTGATTGTCTAACACTCGTTGTCTCATTTACTTTGAGTATTGGAAGTTTTCAGATACTTTTCTGTAGAGCAATGCTTTTATCAGTGACTGTATGTctaacacttacatgtacattaatgaaGTGTGGTCAGTTCTTTCAGGCAAGCCATCCTTTGGCCAGTTTAACATTGTCTGGAACTTAAACGAGGTTGCCTGAGGACATTATGACGTCAGTAGATATGGACCGATGTAAGTTTGATacaaagcattttatgacatCATTTGTATGCATCTTTGTGATCATGATCATATCTGAGAGTTTCACAAAGGCATTTGATGGTCGAGGCATGCTTTATGTTGTAACTTTACAAATGATGTTCACATCTGCAGACAGATGCTACTATTGTCATCCACTATAAGAATATTGACTGTTCTTTGTATAGGATGTAcaataaaagttgttttttgtgAGTGGAATTTAATCAATTTTGGCAACGATTTTCACATTCATTTGTAACTAGTGACTTTTGTATGTAAAAGTTTGGACTCTATCTTAAGAAGACATTTGAAACATGTAATCAAGTAATAACAAGATTTGCTGCTTGCAATGGTGAATGTCAACCTCGGAATGAAAAGTAACATGTCCTTACAATTTTCACATTTATCTGAGTCAAAGACGGTAATCAGCAATATGTCATGAAGGAATACTATGATATcataaacattgttttctttgaatcAACATCATATCAAGTCAAGCTAGTGATGTTTTGGATCCCTATAATCATAAGTGCAAacaaatgaacgaacgaacaacaACAAGCAAATGACTGGGATAAAAGAGCAACTGATATGGCTTCTTCTGTCAGTAGTTTAGGAACACAATGTGTCCACTGACCAACAAGTCTTGCATGAAAATCAATTTGTGTTAATGTTAGTAGTTTACATTGTACTAGACGGTTAGACTTTAATAATTTTCAGGTAAACAGTGTCAGTAATGTAAAAGAGGACTTTAATCACTGCTATCCATATCAGACTGGAGTCTGGCCAGTCCTGTCAGCCGAGCGTCCCTCCACCTCCTCCGTTCTGTCAGGGCCTCGGGGGTTGAAGGGGTGCGACTGGTCATGGCGGTGTCCACCTGTTTCAGCGCCGGGCCGCTGAAATCCGGAATAGGGCCGAACGTGGACAGCACCCTCTGCATGGTCTCACCGTAACGTTCTATGTAGCTCTGCATCCCTGAACATTAACATGCCAACATATACAAACACATGTTAAAACAAATAGTGAGTATGAGTATGAAACACATTGTCATGTAGAATGTTTACAGATGTCATCCTCTAGACTAGAGGCCAACATCTTATGAGAGAGCAAAAAATTCAGCTTGTTTTGACGTTGTTAGTTTTATGGCATGTGCTCAATTATCAACAGTTTTGCGACAAGTACAAGAGTAGAAGACACAGCAACTCACTTGTTTGCATACAAATGGTGTACAGcaatttttcaataacatttaCACCATGTTGCAACGATTGTCACATATTGTTCACATCTTTTCAGAAGGAGCACGAGTTTTCAAGtttaaaaacagacaaaatcatTGCATACATGGCTGTCATCTACAAAATCAAACAAGCATACCCGCTCAACTTATACAGCATTACCCaccaggacagaggcacctggcagTCTGCTATCAAGCCATGACATCTACATCTATGTGCGAGCATGTCTGAACCTTGAGAGACAACAGACGATAAACAGGATAATGAACGTGTGAATGTAGTTGTAGCCCACCTTCCGCATTTAGGTGCATGACCTCCAGTGGCCCCATGAAGGCGTACCTCCGACCCAAACCGGCTGACATCACGGTGTCCACATCCTCAGGGGACATCACACCATCCTGGGGAGGAGAAAAGGATCGGATCATccatgtgaaagtgaaagtgatatgGAACCAGTTATTAACCTGAAATGAACAGTTGAACTACAGTAACTCCTCCACTGGTcatgagagagaagacagacactatgtacagtatttacaggttcatggTGCCTAGCtacttttcaacaagcacaatgaacagtgaactACGGCTTAACATGCCGTCCTAATAACACGcaacctttccagtagcgtgcatgtcaggtgagcaacaACAGCTGTGGTTCAAACTCACAGGTCCAGAGGCAGAGATACCAACCACTTGACATGTACACAGGctataatctgtatctgtatagccggtataaccgcccttcagcgtaacacaccagctttgttaGAAGTTTGAAGTAAAGATCTAAAGACCCCTGTCATTTCTGAAACATCCATCTTTCCATATCAAAGAAATACACAAGCAACAAACCCAGCTTTCCTACAAAATCCTATAGATCAGTATCTTGCTAAAATTCTATCTTTTCTTTCCTGCCAAGGCCTATCTGAggtgaaaaaaatcataaacatcTAATATACGTATTCGTAATTCTTTACTCTGCTGTCCACAAAAGGAAGCAAGAAATTCTGCTAAAAGtggaacaacaaaaacaaaacaacaaggatgATGTCAAGTTTAGTGGGCAAAAGGAGGGCAAAACAGATGAGAATCTAGAGGATGAAATGAAACCTTAAAGTACCTGTATCAGTCTCCAAGACTCTGCAATAATGGCGTACTGTATCCTGTTAAGGGCAAACCCGTCAACCTCTTTCTTCAGGCTGACCGGTGATTGGCCGATCTCCTTCATCAGAGCACGTGTCCGGTCCATGATGCTCTGCTCCGTCTCGGGGTGGGGGATGAGCTCCACCAGGGGGACGTAGTATGGAGGGTTCACCTGGATGATGTAGAAAGAAGAGAACCATTTAAGTGTTTGAGTCTGTATCACATAAGCTATAAACTGCCaaatggcgtaacacaccatctCCATACATAGAGTCGTTCATAGAGACATACATACATCTATTACACAGAAGGGCATTTATAACAGCTATAGACACAGAGTCGATAGGTACAGGCTGCACAAGGATCTCACTGGTTGGAGCCATTGCACATTGCAACACATCCCTACTTATATCAAAAGTAACGAgcagaaagaaatgaaaatgtctACTCTTTCAATACAGTCTTATCATACCTGCAAATACTTTCTCATTGATCATCACAGGAACAAcagatgtatgtacagtataaacAGGTTCAAAGCTATCAAGAAAgtcattttgttcttttctaTTGATGCAGCAGATCATGGTTTACAATGTCTCATTCTAAGAACTGCCACCTAGCATGTTAGTAAGGTGGGCAATGTTAGCAGGTATTTTCACTATCTTCCTTCTGGTCCAATAGTAGGTTGCTATGTACTTAACCACTTAATGCTGATGAGCAACATGACACCCAGGAAAACAGGCATCACACTTTAAGAGTGGGCATACAGTGTGTGCTATGATGCACTGTTTGCCTGTGTAGCTAATATGTTACACCAGGGAATGGTTACACTGAAAGGCAGTTTCACCAGTTGAATACAAACAATGACACCTGTTTAGTTGAGTGTTGCACTATAAGGCAGGTGACTAGAAAACATGCCTgaacacctcacccgaactcatccgaaccGACACAAAAATCCATATCTAACAATGCTTGTGTGCTGTCTACTGTTATGTATGGTTCTGAAACGTGGCAACTCACTTCCAACCTGGAAAAGAGGCTGGATGCTGTGGACCAGAGATGGCTACGTGCAAATCCTTAGGATCAGATGGCAGCAACACATTAGCAATCAGATAGTCAGGAACCGTACCAGCCAACCTAGACTTTCCACACTCATACAGAAAGCTAGACTGCGCTGGCTAGGCCACGTTGTACGGATGCCTAGGCCATGTAGGCTGAGGCTGCCCAGGGTAGCATTAAACTGGTGCCCGCCAGGACGAAGCGCCCACAACATCTACCGTCTTATCGTGCTGTGATCTGTCCAACTAAAATTAAATGGTATATAGAACTTTCCCATGCAGACCCCAAAAATGATGATCCAAAATGGCAGCC encodes the following:
- the LOC136434435 gene encoding lambda-crystallin-like, with translation MASKGKVGIIGSGLIGRGWAMLFAASGYDVCLYDILPEQVSGALDNIKMRLQDLQKAGLLRGSLTADEQFGLISGCSDFNAACQGALHVQECVPEDLELKKKIFSQLDAVADNNMVLSSSTSCILPSKIFSGLKHVKQCIVAHPVNPPYYVPLVELIPHPETEQSIMDRTRALMKEIGQSPVSLKKEVDGFALNRIQYAIIAESWRLIQDGVMSPEDVDTVMSAGLGRRYAFMGPLEVMHLNAEGMQSYIERYGETMQRVLSTFGPIPDFSGPALKQVDTAMTSRTPSTPEALTERRRWRDARLTGLARLQSDMDSSD
- the LOC136434429 gene encoding cartilage intermediate layer protein 1-like, producing the protein MSRNKVGDVELSETSPATPEERSESRSDLTPEQTKKPCTKSPVFISVVTVFSVLAVGGIVVGVLVATGVINTQTSGPPSTITTDGGWTTWAVWGACDVTCGGGVQRRTRTCSNPAPEGAGRDCAGKDAQVRACSDWNCPDCSRVCAVGSLNPTCDTCICANHVLNGRVTGTRNVPLDSADVFFAEKPWEAATTTNSTGRFTLDGACSQGVEILVKRRGYFDEYANSTQVDPLTSSVTVMMRVREPPMMDENPVGKVRLVGQDVTFCCRAHGTPMPSSYEWFKDDRVMDDDVYQYNETLTLYDLQQTDSGVYKCRANSDAGAKYSTGALLTVHDTGTPMCNSTPASKLIDLPDDCVQSDTNTNKYDIGACSRAKCAGNLGDDDKSCLDVRKFCCMPVVVSPRTVQCSNYTLDLIATTECGCGACVELTRKVRGRAFGMKNGTEVALDGGEIAMSGQMQGQTTASGEFELDVAATVDHVTLTFKDGSKKLVTTTKVLPIEEGIEPYFKVRMQVRPPASPLNASETSTINLGTLAGQPPLAEVDIPPNSFFTESGDPYTGTVQASVGFIDPRNPDDFDDIQSDLTTVDEEGTQQALRTFGMFSMDFEDDVGNPVVMGGKMTMHIDPQQININPDDVDENGNLNTKLWSMNPSSGEWELVGDLRAGTASRRGKRAQTFFIGEFEFRGEPINCDKRETTTRRCWVKVRVYKNEDAAKGVKSSDQERGAQVTVVTVDTPAYTSSWWGSNRGLSRYQTLTVGANGACVETFCEPSGTEFNASVLVSHGGSQLKALHVSDQPHPTKWPSNLEDSVVHNDDFRSISFDVFKPTTADGPIYKYEHRSLCNDAPTEHNHIAFYNTEYEPYIFPPYVFDEAQYNEPINALSWYNREDRNKTVCFIKVKVRFNSANGKVEIRTKSEGGGDYQGNVGKVYGIRDDEIDSGDSREGFGCLEFKCPGPIMTSVGDGMPSRPLPGNPEDTVLLTVVAKHARCYYRGNNHLYRNAHGNKESKAVNFTTNPTTDMGTTDTPTDYTSTTTETTPAATPATSATIPAGFATWPWWITSPTSVSPYNGTIPATGIQLVSSGGNQVKIRLPTGTDFSGVPGIYMKQGEKQTGYNAAREYCMKGSESPGAPDSMANWGVEFHCYF